The Polyangium aurulentum genomic interval TCGTGCGCTTGCTGGTCACGCTCCTGTCGGATGCGCTCGACCTGGCCGCGCGTCCCCGCGGCAAGCGCGCCGCATTCGTCGTCCCCGCGGCGGGGGCCGAGCGCGCGGCCCGCGAGGCGCTCGAGGGCTGGGACGAGCGCGCGGCCGCCGATGCTCTGGGCGCGCTCTACGGCCTCGTGCGGGCGTACTTCGGCGCGGAGAAGCCAGGGGCTGCGGGCGCGGATCGCGCCGGGATCGCGCGCCTCATCGCAGCCGGCGCCGCGCTCTTCCGCGAGGGCGACAAGGGCGGGGTCGCGCTCCTCGACGCCCTCGCCCGCGCCGAGGGATCACGCCCGACCGGCGAGGGCATCGGCAGCCTGCTCGTCGCCTACGCGCGCTCGCTCCACGCCCTCGGCAAGCGCGATCAAGCCGATCTCTGCTTCCTCGGCGTCATGCTCGCCTCGATCGTCGCCGACCGCCCCCCGCCCGACGACGCGGTCGCGCTCGCGGACGAGCAGAAGAGCCCCCTCGCCTTCGCCCTGCGCTTCGCCCGCGAGGTGCGCCGCGCGCGGGGCGGCGCCTCCCCCGATCCCTCGACCTACGCCTCCAGCATGCGCGAGGCCATGACCCGCGCCTGCCAGGACCCCGCCCCCGCCGACCGCGTCCTCGGCGTGATGGACGCGATCCGCAAAGCCCAGGGCGGCAACAGGGGCGAGGCGCGCGCCGCGCTCGACGCCTTCCTCGCCCGCGCCGAGAGCGAGGGGCTCGACCTGCCCCGCATGTCCTACCGCTACGAGGAGCGCACGACGTCGAAGGTCTTCAACGTGAGCCTCGACGTCTCGTTCGGCGCAGGGCTGCTCGAGGGGTCGAGCACGTTCCAGATCGGCCTCGGCGTGCGCTCCCCCGGCGAGCCCTCCGGCGCGCTCACCGCCCGCCTCGCGCCCGCCGACGACCCGGAGAGCGAAGGCGAAGCCGCGCGCTACTACCTCCACACCGCGGCCGTCGCGGCGGCTTACCACTTCCTCGACGGCGACGGCGCGCGCGGAGCCGCCGATGCCGCGAAGGCGGTCGAGGTCGCCGTGCGCGGGGTGCGCCTCGGCCCTCGCGCCCACGTGCGCCCCGACCCGGTGGCCTGGGCGCAAGATGCGCGGGGGACGCTCGCCCTCACGGCGGTGCTCGCTGCGGAAGCCGGCATGCCCCTGCTCGCGGGCGACCTCTGGACCGTGGTGCGCGGCGCGATCCCGCCCGACGCGAGCGACGAGGCGATCGCCGAGATCCTCGGCAAGCCGCCCCTCGCGCTGGCAGGCGATCCCAAGGCCCGCGCCCCGCTCGATCGCGCCTCCCGCGCCCTCACCGTCCTCGCCGAGCCGCTCGCGTGCACCGACGCCAAGGCCGACACGGCCGCCCTCTCCACCCCGAGCTGCGACGCCTACCCGCTCGCCCTCTCCCTGCGCGCAGGCGGCTCCCTGAAGAAGCTCCCCCGCCTCCCGCGCGCTTGCCAGGGCCCGCTCGTCGCGCTCGACGCCTTCCTCGGCGGCCTGGAGACGAAGACCTACGATCCCGACGCCTTCACCCGCGCCGTCGTCGAGCTGCGCGCGGCCGACAAGCCCTACGAGGCCGCGGTCTTGCTCGTCCGGCAGCGGCAGCGCACGCACTGCAACCCGACGCTGCTCTCCGCCGCCCGCGCGCTCGGGCGCACGCCCTCGCTCGGACCGAGCCTGCGCGCCGATCTGCTCAGCGTGGCCGTCCAGTGCGCGCCCCCCGGCGCCGGCATGCTCGATGACCTCGCGGCCCTCGACGCCGAGACCGCGCGCCTGCCCGACCGCACCCGCAACCTGTCGCTGCTCGTCTTCGCGGCCGAGCTGGGCGTGCAGCGCGAGCGCTGGGACGCCCTCGGCCGCCTCGCGAAAAGCCCCGCCTTCGTTCAGCGCTGGCTCGACGCGGGCCCGCGCGCGGTGCTCCTCGCCCTGCTCTTGCGGCAAGCCGCCGCCGTGTTGAACGGGGAGCGCAGGGCCCTCGGCGCGGACGAACCCACCTTCACGCTGTTTTGCAGGACGCTCCCCCCCGGCGACGCGGCGGGGGCTTGCGCCGCGATCGAGGCCCTCGGCAAGCCGAGCGTCCAGGGCGAAGAGGCTCGAAAGATCGCACGGCAAGCGGTGATCGATGCGCTCGCGGGGGTGGCGAAGGACCGCTCGGTGAGGTGATACTTCCGCCGGCTCAACCGATGACCAAGCAAGACAAACCGAAGCCTCACCGCAACGCGGGCATCCTCCTGCACCCGACCTCCCTGCCGGGCCCGCACGGCATGGGCGATCTCGGGGTGGTCGCCCGGCAATTCGTCGACTGGCTGCACGAATCCGGGATCGGCCTCTGGCAGGTCCTGCCCCTGAACCCGACCGGCAACAACTGCCCCTACGTCTGCTGGTCGGCCTTCGCGGGCAACCCCCTGCTCGTCGACCTCGCCGGCCTTGCCGCGCAGGGTCTGCTCGACGCGAAGGATCTCGATCACGCGTTCCAGCCGACGTCGCTCGTCGACTTCGACGCCGTGCGCGCCTTCAAGGAGCCGCGGCTCGCGCGCGCGGCGCAGCGCTTCCTCGAGAAGGAAGACCACCCGATGAAGCCCGCCTTCCGCGCCTTCTGCGAGAAGGAGACGTGGGCCCAGGACGCGGCGCTGTTCTGGGTGATCAAGCGCAAGCACGAGCTGCGGGCGTGGTGGGACTGGCAGCCGGCGCTGCGCGACCGCGAGCCGTCGGCGCTCGAGGCGATGCGGCGCGAGCACGCGGGCGAGATCCAGCGCGAGCTGGCCGTCCTGTTCTTCTTCGAGAGCCAGTGGGCCGAGCTGCGCGCCTACGCGAACGCGCGCGACGTGCAGATCATCGGAGACCTGCCCATTTACGTCGACCGCGACAGCGTCGACGTGTGGGCGCACAAGGATCTGTTCCACCTCGAGGAGGACGGCCGGCCGAAGAGCGTCTCCGGCGTGCCGCCCGATTACTTCAGCGAGACCGGGCAGCTCTGGGGCAACCCCATCTACAACTGGGATCGCATGGCGAAGGACGATTTCGCCTGGTGGCGGGCGCGCCTGTCCCGCGTGCTGACCCACGCGAACATCTGCCGCATCGATCACTTCCGCGCCTTTTCGGAGTTCTGGGAGGTGCCCTTCGGCGCGCCCGACGCCCGCGGCGGCCGCTGGGTGAAGGGCCCGGGGATCGCGTTCTTCGAGGCACTCAAGCGCCACGGCGGCGACATGCCGATCATCGCCGAGGATCTCGGCATGATCGACGAGGCCGTGCACGAGCTGCGCCGGGCCGCGGGGCTGCCGGGGATGCGCGTGCTGCAGTTCGCGTTCGGCGGCGACGCGGAGAACACGCACCTGCCCCACAACCACGAGCCCGACAACGTGGTTTATCCGGGCACGCACGACAACGACACGACCGTGGGCTGGTGGAGGAGCTCGCCGCCGCACGTGCGCACGCACGCGCAGCGCTACTTCCGGGTCTCGGGGCAGGACATTGCCTGGGATCTCATTCACGCCTCGTTCGCGTCGGTGGCGCAGACGGCCATCGTGGCCATGCAGGACGTGCTCTCGCTCGGCAACGAGGCGCGCATGAACAACCCCGCGACGCCGAAGGGCAACTGGGGCTGGCGCCTCGAGACGCCCGTCTTCCACCGCGACATCGCGCTCAGGCTGCGGGATCTGGCGGATCTCTATGGGCGCGTGGTGAAGAAGCCGGCGGAGGAGAAGAAGAAGTAACAATCGGCGAGGGGGGCCCGGCGCCCGGCCCGCAAGGGTGGGCGTCGAGCCCTCGCGCGCCGCGGGTGCGCGCGGATCGGGGACAAAAAGGGGGATCGGCCGTACATCGACGCGCATCGATCGTTCATCGGCCGGGATGTACGTACGGAAACCTGCGTCGGGCGATGATGCGCCGAGGTGTACGGCAACAGAGGGCCGCGAGCGATGGATGCGCGGTTCTGTACCGCGCGGAAGCCACGTGAACGCTCGACGTGCGGTTTTGTACGGCGCGGAAACGACGCGAACGCTCGACGTGCGGTTTTGTACGGCGCGGAAACGACGCGAACGCTCGACGTGCGGTTTTGTACGGGGGTGCGGGCCTGGTCGACCGTTGATGACGAGCTCTGTACGGGTCGGGGCGCTTCCCCCTCACGCCTGCCCGCACGTGAACGCCAGGCGCCACTTCTCCCGGCCCTGCGCGAGCTCTTCGGTGTTGCTCACCCGCAGCACCGCCTCTCGCTCGTCTTCGCCGAGCATGTAGTAGACGTCGAGCCGGTGGTTGAACGCGAAGACCACCAGCTCGAACCCGGGGATGGGGAGCATGGGCCAGCTGAACACGAGCGGTCCTCCGACGGGCTTCACCCACATACGCTTGCGTGCGCGACGGTTCATCTTCTCCTCACGGTGCGTCCTACTGATGCTGGTGTGTTGTGGCCGGGTTTCGTCCACCGCTTTGTGACGTGAGGAGGAAGAAGTCGCAGGGAGGCGCGCGGCCCTCGTTTCCTCTGGACGATGGAGCCCCTCGGCACACCGGCACCGGTAAGGAGGTCACG includes:
- the malQ gene encoding 4-alpha-glucanotransferase yields the protein MTKQDKPKPHRNAGILLHPTSLPGPHGMGDLGVVARQFVDWLHESGIGLWQVLPLNPTGNNCPYVCWSAFAGNPLLVDLAGLAAQGLLDAKDLDHAFQPTSLVDFDAVRAFKEPRLARAAQRFLEKEDHPMKPAFRAFCEKETWAQDAALFWVIKRKHELRAWWDWQPALRDREPSALEAMRREHAGEIQRELAVLFFFESQWAELRAYANARDVQIIGDLPIYVDRDSVDVWAHKDLFHLEEDGRPKSVSGVPPDYFSETGQLWGNPIYNWDRMAKDDFAWWRARLSRVLTHANICRIDHFRAFSEFWEVPFGAPDARGGRWVKGPGIAFFEALKRHGGDMPIIAEDLGMIDEAVHELRRAAGLPGMRVLQFAFGGDAENTHLPHNHEPDNVVYPGTHDNDTTVGWWRSSPPHVRTHAQRYFRVSGQDIAWDLIHASFASVAQTAIVAMQDVLSLGNEARMNNPATPKGNWGWRLETPVFHRDIALRLRDLADLYGRVVKKPAEEKKK